In Sphingobium amiense, a genomic segment contains:
- a CDS encoding SRPBCC domain-containing protein, with protein sequence MNEPTAHTASRTILATPRAIFRILLDGEAMANWRPPADMTARVEHFDPRPGGRYRMVLVYPDGSVSHGKSSEHEDVIDGRFVEIFPDERLVEEVQFESDDPRFQGTMTITTLLVPVRDGTRLTITATNVPPGISESDHRTGMEATLRNLANFVE encoded by the coding sequence ATGAACGAACCGACCGCGCATACTGCTTCACGAACAATCCTTGCCACACCGCGGGCCATCTTCCGCATATTGCTCGACGGCGAAGCGATGGCGAACTGGCGCCCGCCCGCTGACATGACCGCGCGGGTCGAGCACTTCGATCCCCGGCCGGGCGGCCGCTATCGAATGGTGCTTGTTTATCCTGACGGCAGCGTATCGCATGGCAAATCCAGCGAGCACGAGGACGTGATCGATGGCCGGTTCGTTGAAATCTTCCCGGACGAGCGTCTGGTCGAGGAAGTCCAATTCGAGAGCGACGATCCGCGGTTCCAGGGAACAATGACGATCACCACGCTCCTGGTCCCGGTGCGCGATGGGACGCGCCTCACCATCACTGCCACAAACGTGCCGCCAGGAATCAGTGAGTCTGACCACCGCACTGGGATGGAAGCAACGTTGCGCAATCTCGCCAACTTTGTCGAATAG
- a CDS encoding DUF2975 domain-containing protein translates to MFQGDSEAIARTAGRLQGLLVLILIGTVAIEGWALWTELLAIPRLPTQLPAGAPTSNWSGWWCDLLSGVAVILGLLCLVRMAGALAQTGRMVPRATSSLRSFAYCILAAAASTSILPVAVLFAARALHLSDGSGAAVVGSDFLLLLIAGVLVPITHLLASANLAREELDRIV, encoded by the coding sequence ATGTTTCAAGGTGATTCCGAGGCGATCGCGCGTACTGCGGGCAGGCTGCAGGGCCTGCTTGTCCTGATCCTTATCGGCACCGTCGCGATCGAAGGTTGGGCGCTCTGGACCGAACTGCTCGCAATACCGCGACTGCCGACGCAACTGCCCGCCGGGGCTCCCACATCGAATTGGTCGGGCTGGTGGTGCGATCTGCTGTCCGGCGTCGCGGTTATATTGGGTCTGCTTTGCCTGGTGAGGATGGCGGGGGCATTGGCCCAAACGGGAAGAATGGTGCCGCGCGCGACCAGCAGCCTGCGTTCGTTCGCCTATTGCATTCTTGCGGCAGCGGCCTCGACGAGCATCTTGCCGGTCGCCGTTCTGTTCGCCGCGCGCGCGCTTCATCTGTCGGACGGATCGGGCGCGGCAGTGGTCGGCTCAGATTTTCTTCTTCTGTTGATCGCCGGCGTGCTGGTTCCGATCACCCACCTCCTGGCCTCCGCGAACCTGGCCCGGGAGGAACTCGATCGCATCGTCTAG
- a CDS encoding quinone oxidoreductase family protein — MKAVVMTGTGEREVLHYVDRPDPVAGPGQALVEIAFAGVNFMDIGVRQGMAWTEMPDPKILGVEGAGRVLAVGEGVEDIRPGQRVAWVYAPGSYAERIAIPAALLVPIPDTIDDRTAASIMMQGLTASHFATDFYPVQPGDIAFVHAAAGGVGLLLTQIIKLRGGSVIGRVSSAGKIAAAREAGADHIIVDTEGKFAEEALRLTGGEGVHVVYDGSGPVTFQSSLDVLRRSGTFCWYGPVLGGPGPLDIMSLPKSIKIGYATFYDHIHTPELLHARTNRLFDWIAEGKLKVRAGGDYLLADAVRAHADMESRRTTGKLVLVP; from the coding sequence ATGAAGGCAGTCGTGATGACGGGGACCGGCGAACGAGAGGTCCTCCACTATGTCGACCGGCCGGACCCGGTGGCGGGACCGGGCCAGGCGCTGGTCGAGATCGCCTTTGCCGGTGTCAACTTCATGGACATCGGGGTGCGGCAGGGCATGGCCTGGACCGAGATGCCCGATCCCAAGATCCTCGGCGTCGAGGGCGCGGGCCGTGTGCTGGCGGTGGGCGAAGGGGTCGAGGACATCCGGCCCGGCCAGCGCGTCGCCTGGGTCTATGCGCCGGGGAGCTATGCCGAGCGGATCGCGATCCCCGCCGCCCTCCTCGTGCCAATCCCCGATACGATCGACGACCGCACCGCCGCTTCGATCATGATGCAGGGGCTGACCGCCAGCCATTTCGCGACCGACTTCTATCCGGTCCAGCCCGGCGACATCGCCTTCGTCCATGCCGCCGCTGGTGGCGTCGGCTTGCTGCTCACCCAGATCATCAAGCTCAGGGGCGGTTCGGTCATCGGGCGCGTCTCGTCGGCGGGCAAGATCGCCGCCGCCAGGGAGGCCGGCGCCGATCATATCATCGTCGACACCGAGGGGAAGTTCGCCGAGGAGGCCCTTCGCCTCACCGGCGGCGAGGGCGTCCATGTCGTCTATGACGGCTCCGGGCCTGTGACCTTCCAAAGCTCGCTCGACGTGCTGCGGCGCTCCGGCACCTTCTGCTGGTATGGGCCGGTACTGGGTGGCCCCGGCCCGCTTGACATCATGAGCCTGCCGAAGAGCATCAAGATCGGCTATGCGACCTTCTACGATCACATCCATACGCCCGAGCTGCTCCACGCGCGCACCAATCGTCTGTTCGACTGGATCGCCGAGGGCAAGCTGAAGGTCCGCGCGGGCGGCGACTATCTGCTCGCCGACGCAGTGCGTGCTCATGCCGACATGGAAAGCCGCAGGACCACGGGCAAGCTGGTGCTGGTCCCGTGA
- a CDS encoding DUF3008 family protein: MPAKSVAQQKAAGAALSAKRGEQPKSKLKGASKSMEESMSEKQLEEFAHTKRKGKPEHAAKS; this comes from the coding sequence ATGCCTGCAAAATCCGTCGCTCAACAAAAAGCCGCCGGCGCGGCGCTGAGCGCGAAGCGCGGCGAACAGCCGAAATCGAAGCTCAAGGGTGCATCCAAGAGTATGGAGGAATCCATGTCGGAAAAGCAGCTTGAGGAGTTCGCTCACACCAAGCGCAAGGGTAAGCCGGAGCACGCCGCCAAGAGCTGA
- a CDS encoding M1 family metallopeptidase, giving the protein MLGKAFPCRFALTRAGYSRVAGALAVLIPIFPASATLPSTVIPTHYDVVLQPDGKNLTFSGREKINLSVRAATEEIVLNAWQLNVKRVELKTEGGKSLGAARVRLDPTNQTMHISVGSRVAAGRYILSIAYSGTVQRSGSGLFALDEQGKRYLFTQLEAADARRLIPSWDEPSFKATFTVKALVPSGATAISNMPAVKDVRVRDGRHQVTFAPTPKMATYLLFLAVGDFERTTKKIDGVELGVVTRRGVGSQADFALDSATRLLPWLNAYFAYPFPLPKLDNVAGPGESLTYGAMENWGAVFSFERDFLLDPRTASERRKQGVFTTLAHEMAHQWFGDLVTMRWWDDLWLNEGFASWMEQEADRHFHPEWSPDLTFMRGRDLAMEADALDTSHAVVQPVNDAAGALQSFDFITYFKGEAAIRMLEAYVGSEAWRAGLRDYIARHAYGSTTSDDLWASVSAAAKLPVDGIARDITRQAGLPLVEASSSCESGQTIVRLDERRFHSDGRDDPGPGWHLPVLLGHPGQKPQQLLLHDKAMVSIPGCGATVVNIGQKSYFRTAYSPSMLAELSKVFPSLDQIDQLALLSDTAALGLAGAGSPAAILELTSNLGPEAPAPVVSDALSHWDTLYGYAANDARGQLLLRDFAQASFAPRLQMLGWSPRSGEPAEDANLREQLIETLGGAGVPEVLNSARHLFEANEEPAPRIAVLKAVARNASAEDWERIRIMAFAERSPQLRSSLFELLGRARDDALAAKALDIAVADTSAGTAGPRMIEAVAISHPLMAFRFALAHRDIILKQLDSFTAATFLADLAGRSGDTEILDAVRAYCAEQQSHEIQDACATTTTLLKNEGRIRAARMPGVFSWLDAQERKSSPSR; this is encoded by the coding sequence TTGCTTGGCAAGGCTTTCCCATGCCGGTTCGCTCTGACGCGAGCCGGATACTCTCGTGTCGCCGGTGCGCTGGCAGTCCTGATCCCGATTTTTCCGGCTTCGGCGACGCTCCCCAGCACCGTTATTCCCACTCATTATGACGTGGTGCTCCAACCCGATGGGAAGAATCTCACCTTTTCCGGGAGGGAGAAGATCAACCTCTCAGTTCGGGCAGCCACCGAGGAGATCGTGCTCAACGCATGGCAACTGAACGTGAAACGGGTCGAGCTGAAAACGGAAGGGGGCAAGAGCCTCGGCGCGGCCCGCGTGCGGCTGGACCCGACAAACCAGACCATGCACATCTCGGTTGGATCGAGGGTCGCGGCGGGCCGCTACATCCTCTCGATAGCATATTCGGGGACTGTCCAGCGCAGCGGGAGTGGACTCTTCGCGCTTGATGAACAGGGCAAGCGCTATCTGTTCACGCAGCTTGAGGCCGCCGACGCGCGTCGCCTGATCCCGTCCTGGGACGAACCATCGTTCAAGGCGACGTTCACGGTGAAGGCTCTCGTGCCGTCCGGAGCCACCGCCATCAGCAACATGCCCGCTGTTAAGGATGTGCGCGTCCGCGATGGCCGCCATCAGGTGACCTTCGCGCCGACACCAAAGATGGCAACCTATCTTCTCTTCCTGGCGGTGGGCGATTTCGAACGGACCACGAAGAAAATCGACGGTGTGGAGCTGGGCGTCGTCACCCGCCGCGGCGTTGGATCACAGGCTGATTTCGCACTCGATTCCGCCACGCGCCTCCTGCCATGGCTCAACGCCTATTTTGCCTATCCATTTCCGTTGCCCAAGCTCGACAACGTGGCCGGCCCCGGGGAGAGCCTGACATATGGCGCCATGGAAAATTGGGGGGCGGTTTTTTCTTTCGAACGAGATTTTCTCCTGGACCCGCGGACAGCATCCGAGCGCCGGAAGCAGGGCGTGTTCACCACTCTGGCGCACGAAATGGCACACCAGTGGTTTGGCGATCTCGTCACGATGCGCTGGTGGGACGACCTCTGGCTCAATGAAGGTTTCGCTTCCTGGATGGAGCAGGAGGCCGACCGCCATTTCCACCCGGAATGGAGCCCGGACCTTACCTTCATGCGCGGGCGGGATCTGGCAATGGAGGCCGACGCGCTCGACACGAGCCATGCCGTCGTGCAGCCGGTCAATGACGCCGCCGGCGCGCTCCAGTCCTTCGATTTCATCACCTACTTCAAAGGCGAAGCGGCGATCCGCATGCTCGAGGCCTATGTCGGGTCCGAAGCATGGCGCGCCGGTCTTCGCGATTATATCGCGCGCCATGCTTACGGCAGCACCACGAGCGACGATCTCTGGGCCTCCGTAAGCGCTGCGGCCAAGCTCCCGGTGGACGGCATTGCGCGCGACATCACCCGCCAGGCCGGGTTGCCTTTGGTCGAGGCTTCGAGCTCATGCGAGTCTGGTCAGACGATTGTCCGGCTGGACGAGCGCCGCTTCCACAGTGACGGCCGTGATGACCCCGGTCCCGGCTGGCATCTTCCCGTTCTTCTTGGTCACCCGGGCCAGAAGCCTCAGCAACTGCTTCTGCACGACAAAGCGATGGTTTCGATCCCCGGTTGTGGTGCGACGGTCGTGAACATCGGGCAGAAGAGCTACTTCCGCACCGCTTATTCTCCGTCCATGCTGGCCGAGTTATCCAAGGTCTTCCCGTCACTGGACCAGATCGATCAGCTCGCATTGCTCAGCGATACAGCGGCCCTCGGCCTTGCGGGCGCCGGGTCGCCGGCAGCGATCCTGGAACTGACATCCAATCTCGGCCCGGAGGCACCCGCGCCGGTTGTCAGCGACGCGCTGTCGCACTGGGATACGCTTTATGGGTATGCGGCAAACGATGCCCGCGGTCAGCTCCTTCTCCGCGACTTCGCACAGGCGTCCTTCGCTCCTCGTCTGCAAATGTTGGGCTGGTCTCCACGGTCTGGCGAGCCGGCAGAGGACGCCAATTTGCGAGAACAGTTGATCGAGACCCTCGGCGGCGCGGGCGTGCCGGAAGTCCTGAACAGCGCCAGGCATCTGTTCGAAGCGAACGAAGAGCCGGCCCCTCGCATCGCAGTGCTCAAGGCCGTCGCGCGCAACGCGTCTGCCGAAGATTGGGAGCGCATTCGCATCATGGCGTTCGCGGAGCGATCACCGCAGCTTCGTTCGTCGCTGTTTGAGCTGCTTGGACGTGCCAGAGATGACGCCCTTGCCGCGAAAGCGCTGGATATTGCGGTTGCCGACACATCAGCGGGAACGGCCGGACCACGAATGATCGAGGCTGTGGCGATCAGTCACCCGCTTATGGCATTCCGGTTCGCTCTTGCCCACCGCGACATCATTCTTAAGCAGCTCGACTCGTTCACCGCAGCAACGTTTCTGGCTGACTTGGCCGGACGCAGCGGCGATACAGAAATCTTGGATGCGGTTCGGGCCTATTGTGCCGAGCAGCAGTCGCATGAGATCCAAGATGCCTGCGCTACGACCACAACCCTTCTCAAGAACGAGGGGCGTATCCGCGCTGCGCGAATGCCTGGCGTCTTTTCTTGGTTGGATGCTCAAGAAAGGAAGAGTTCTCCGTCGCGTTGA
- a CDS encoding TetR/AcrR family transcriptional regulator: MARPREFDSDQALDEAIAVFGAHGFEGTSAQMLVEAMGIGRQSLYGAFGDKWQLYRAAVRRYGQGEIASHLDALRSGAKAIDGIEAMLRRVVATADQPCLGVGSICEFGRSRPDLTEIRTALGKPLADALAGRVAEAQQDGDIAATLDPGQVAGFLVGCIAGVGIAGRAGADRAALDAQADLALRALR; the protein is encoded by the coding sequence ATGGCACGGCCAAGGGAATTCGATTCAGACCAGGCGCTCGACGAGGCGATCGCTGTGTTTGGAGCGCATGGCTTCGAGGGAACCTCGGCCCAGATGCTGGTCGAGGCGATGGGGATCGGGCGTCAGAGCCTCTATGGCGCATTCGGCGATAAGTGGCAGCTCTACCGCGCGGCGGTGCGTCGCTACGGTCAGGGCGAGATCGCATCGCATCTCGATGCGCTGCGCAGCGGTGCCAAGGCGATCGACGGGATCGAAGCGATGCTGCGCCGGGTGGTCGCGACCGCCGACCAGCCCTGCCTCGGCGTCGGCTCGATCTGCGAGTTCGGCCGGTCGCGCCCGGATCTGACCGAGATCCGTACCGCACTCGGCAAGCCGCTCGCCGACGCGCTCGCCGGCCGCGTCGCAGAAGCCCAGCAGGACGGTGACATCGCAGCGACGCTCGACCCCGGGCAGGTCGCCGGTTTCCTCGTCGGCTGCATCGCGGGCGTCGGGATCGCCGGGCGGGCCGGAGCCGACCGCGCGGCGCTGGATGCGCAGGCGGATCTCGCGCTCCGCGCGCTGCGCTGA
- a CDS encoding alpha-ketoglutarate-dependent dioxygenase AlkB yields MVNLAVADLFDTPILPGLATSENFISAAEERALIALIGDCELTPFQFQQWTGKRLTCSFGWKYDFGTGCFAPAEPIPDWLLPLKAKAAGFAGLDPTDLVQALLIRYDPGAGIGWHRDRPVFEHVVGVSLGQTARMRFRRRSGTKFERAYVPLQPRSIYHLSGESRNEWEHSIACVDAVRWSITFRSLTRAKGLPLSDLTS; encoded by the coding sequence GTGGTGAATCTCGCCGTCGCAGATCTATTCGACACGCCCATTTTGCCTGGCCTCGCGACGAGCGAGAATTTCATCAGCGCGGCGGAGGAACGCGCGCTGATCGCGCTGATCGGCGATTGCGAGCTGACGCCCTTCCAGTTCCAGCAATGGACCGGCAAGCGGCTTACGTGCAGTTTCGGCTGGAAATATGATTTCGGGACCGGCTGTTTCGCGCCGGCAGAGCCGATCCCGGACTGGCTGCTACCGCTGAAGGCGAAAGCTGCGGGGTTCGCTGGCCTCGATCCGACCGATCTCGTTCAGGCACTTCTGATCCGATACGACCCTGGTGCGGGAATCGGCTGGCATCGCGACCGGCCCGTGTTCGAGCACGTTGTCGGAGTTTCGCTGGGTCAGACGGCCAGGATGCGATTCCGCCGGCGCAGTGGCACGAAGTTCGAACGTGCTTACGTTCCACTACAGCCACGCTCGATCTACCATCTGAGTGGCGAATCTCGGAATGAATGGGAACACAGCATAGCTTGTGTGGATGCCGTCCGGTGGTCGATCACATTCCGTTCGCTTACGCGCGCCAAAGGGTTGCCGCTAAGCGATCTGACATCGTAG
- a CDS encoding SOS response-associated peptidase family protein, protein MCNDYRLEVEIASIMEDFEGLEINIDVPEGTPNVAARADINITDTAPIVRGIEGRRGGGELINRRWSWPGQGGKPVYNFRAEGREFTSNRVLILTDGFYEFTDPQPGEKRKTKWLFTLKDHDWFCIAGIWRAHPEIGEAFTMLTLEPGEDIAPFHRRQIVPLPRELWTDWLDASVPAGEVLRTLPKGSLIPAQVYPPQSALF, encoded by the coding sequence ATGTGCAATGACTATCGGCTCGAAGTGGAGATCGCCTCGATCATGGAGGATTTTGAGGGTCTGGAGATCAACATCGACGTGCCTGAAGGGACGCCCAACGTAGCGGCGCGCGCTGACATTAACATCACGGACACAGCACCAATCGTCCGCGGAATCGAGGGCAGGCGCGGCGGCGGCGAGTTGATCAACCGACGATGGAGCTGGCCGGGGCAGGGCGGCAAGCCGGTCTATAATTTCCGTGCCGAAGGGCGCGAGTTCACATCGAACCGGGTCCTCATCCTGACAGACGGCTTCTACGAGTTCACCGACCCCCAGCCGGGAGAGAAGCGCAAGACCAAATGGCTATTCACGCTCAAGGATCATGACTGGTTCTGCATCGCCGGCATCTGGCGCGCGCACCCCGAAATCGGCGAGGCGTTCACGATGCTGACGCTGGAGCCCGGCGAGGACATCGCGCCATTTCATCGGCGCCAGATCGTGCCGCTACCGCGCGAACTCTGGACGGACTGGCTGGACGCCAGCGTGCCGGCGGGTGAAGTGCTGCGCACTCTGCCCAAAGGAAGCCTGATCCCGGCGCAGGTGTATCCGCCGCAATCGGCGCTTTTCTGA
- a CDS encoding SOS response-associated peptidase family protein: MDVKPTPFDSGAADDHARLIIRKKTNDSGKVEMVKARWGSNPRFSDGASFRFVRSEGRTFPSHRCLIPCSEFILAVGDKRYRVTLDGGNFFYLAGIWEPAMGEWPLSFRVVTVPACLEVARYQERHGAIIHRRQVMQWLDQTVPEIDLLETPPAHMFVVEEIVDAPRQTALAL; the protein is encoded by the coding sequence ATGGACGTTAAGCCCACCCCGTTCGACTCCGGCGCTGCAGACGACCATGCCCGGCTTATCATCCGGAAGAAGACGAATGATTCCGGCAAAGTCGAGATGGTCAAAGCGCGCTGGGGTTCCAATCCCCGGTTCAGCGATGGCGCTTCGTTCCGGTTCGTGCGTTCCGAGGGGCGCACGTTCCCAAGCCACCGTTGCCTCATCCCCTGCTCCGAGTTCATTCTTGCCGTGGGCGACAAGCGCTATCGCGTGACGCTGGACGGCGGCAATTTCTTCTACCTCGCGGGAATCTGGGAACCGGCGATGGGTGAATGGCCGCTCAGTTTCCGGGTCGTCACCGTGCCTGCTTGTCTTGAGGTCGCGCGCTATCAAGAACGCCACGGCGCGATCATCCATCGCCGCCAGGTGATGCAGTGGCTCGACCAGACGGTGCCGGAGATAGATCTGCTGGAGACGCCGCCGGCTCACATGTTCGTTGTCGAGGAGATCGTCGATGCCCCGCGTCAGACTGCGCTGGCGCTGTGA
- a CDS encoding helix-turn-helix domain-containing protein translates to MIVVRLDVMLALRKKRSKDLAEHIGITESNLSLLKSGRVKGVRFATLDRICQFLECQPGDILVWEEGEQRD, encoded by the coding sequence GTGATCGTCGTCCGTCTCGATGTCATGCTCGCGCTTCGGAAGAAGCGGTCCAAGGATCTTGCCGAACATATCGGCATCACGGAGTCCAATCTTTCCCTGCTGAAGTCAGGGAGGGTGAAGGGCGTCCGCTTCGCTACCCTCGACCGTATTTGCCAATTTCTTGAGTGTCAGCCCGGCGATATCCTCGTCTGGGAGGAAGGCGAGCAACGGGATTGA